Below is a genomic region from Vitis riparia cultivar Riparia Gloire de Montpellier isolate 1030 chromosome 16, EGFV_Vit.rip_1.0, whole genome shotgun sequence.
agatatAGCTACCTATTTCTTATACATGAGAAATCACAATCATTGGACgtgttcaaaacatttaaagcagaagttgagttacaactcaacaaaagaataaagagcgtcagatctgaccgtggtggtgaatactatggtagatatgacggatcaggTGAACAATGTCCAGGACCATTTGCTAAATACCTAGAGGAATGTGGGATCGtccctcaatacaccatgccaggATCACCTAGCatgaatggtgtagcagaaagacgAAACCGAACCCTTAAGGACATGGTAAggagtatgattagtcattctaCTTTACCCGAAAAACTCTGGGGTGAAGCACTCAAAACGGCAGCTTATATCCTAAatcgggtgccaactaaagcggCTGCTAAAACGCCTTATGAGCTTTGGACGGGTCGAAAGCCCAGTTTAaagcattttcatatttggggaTGTCCAGCTGAAGCGAGACCTTATAAGcctcatgaaaagaaattggactctaaAACAGTTAGCAGCTACTTTATTGGCTATGCAGAGCGATCAaggggttttaaattttatgatcctgctattaggtcaatttttgagacgggaactgcaacattttttgaggatgttgagttagGGGGGAGAAATCAGGTTAGGAATATTGtctttgaggaggaagagggatctactattgcttttgataatgtacaggtttcactacctatcattgatcaagaagtaaatttggaTCCTCAACCAACAAACAATATTGTTCaacccttaattgcaaatgaggacattgctcctgaagaacaaactcaacaacctcaagaaaatatgccattaaggagatccacgagagagaggagaaatgaAATTTCGGACGATTATATCgtatatctccaagaacatgaggtagaaagtggaatgatggaagatgatccaatcaacttccagcaagccatgaaaagttccaactctcagaaatggattgaagccatgaatgaagagtacaAATCTATGCAAGACAATAAAGTTTGGGAACTTGTCCCATTACCAGTTGGTACGAAgcccattggttgtaaatggatatttaaaaccaagcgggattcaaatggtaatgtagaaaggtataaagcacgtcttgtagctaaaggctttactcaaaaagaagaaattgactTCAAAGAGACCTTCTCTCCAGTTTCTACGAAGGACTCTTTCAGGATAATCATGGCACTAGTTGCACATTATGATcttgagttacatcaaatggatgttaaaacagcgtttctcaatggtgacattgatgaaacaatttatatggtacaaccagaaaattttgtgtccgaagactcaaagaatatggtttgtaaattaactaaatccatttatgggctcaagcaagcttctcgtcagtggtacttcaagtttcatcaaattattgtctCATATGGTTTTGAGGCAAATCTTATGGATGAATGTGTGTATCACAAATTCAGTGGGAGTAAGTATATTTTCCTGGTTTTATATGTCGATGACATATTGCTagccacaaatgatattagcatattgcacgacaccaagagatttttatcaaaacattttgagatgaaagatcttggtgatgcCTCCTTTGTCTTAGGAATCCAGATACACCGAGATCGTTctaagggtattttaggattgtcacaaAGGACCTATATTGATAAAGTCCTCCAAAGGTATGGCATGCAAAATAGCAAACCAGGTGATACCCCTGTCGCTAAAGGAGACAAATTCAGTCTTAATCAATGCCCTAAAATAGTTTAGAAAGTCAAGAAATGCAGAAGATTCCTTACGCTTCGGCTGTGGGGAGTCTAATGTATGCTCAGGTATGTACAcgtccggatattgcgtacattgttggcaTGTTAGGCAGATATCTAAGTAACCCTGGAATGGATCATTGGAGAGCAGCCAAGAGGGTTATGAGATATTTACAGAGAACAAAAGAGTACATGCTTACATATAGGAGATTGGATCAGTTAGAGTTCATTGGGTATTCCGACTCTGATTTTGCTGGATGCCAAGACAGCAGAAGATCCACATCAGGCTATATTTATCTGTTGGCTGGTGGAGCAATTTCATGGAGGTCTGCCAAACAGACACTCGTAACTTCATCCACCATGGAAGCAGAGTTTGTAGCATGTTATGAGGCATCCAATCAAGGAATATGGCTACGAAATTTTGTCACTGGGCTGCGTGTTCTGGATGGTATTGAAAGACCACTGAAGatattttgtgaaataaatcagcagttttatattccaataacaacaggagttctacaaaatcaaaatacattgatatcaagttcctagttgtaaaagaaaaagtacagagTGGACAGATATCCATAGAGCATATTGGAACAAACTCCATGATAGCGGATCCGCTTACAAAGGGATTACCACCCAAGGTCTTTCATGAGCACACTGCTCATATGggtgttgtttcatttgaggatatccaaatttagtgggagtttatattattcattgtatattgctctatgttatgtttagactttatctataaatttggattgtgttctgcagaaataaagtattcattttattgcactctgttaaattatgctaaagatttgatctcaataaagttaagtaggaccagttggaaataggcatgaacagatcacattgcatgtaatttccatgctatgcACTCATGATTGATTTATGTCATTTAGCTGTATAGATATATGTGACCATTGATTGGTCTAGTAACGATTGATGTAACAAAGACCACCTTGATCCTATGTCAGTATAGTTAATGGACGAGATTGTTCGGATATACCCTAAGGACATGATAGCAAATTTTGAGCTCATAAGGTTAAgcacatttatttgattacatatgcatgtggcccagtgggagattgttagattaatttttgtaattaatctataatttgggccacacatgtaaataattaaaatgtgtgtgctatcatttaattaagcctaaatatagtgatctaattaataattgattaattggcttaagggtataattgtcatgagattattgtgtagataccattagataattattatttctatgaggggcagaaatataattgtgataaaattaaaactgccctagcagtttataaatagggttatggtccccattctaccactacgcattccaatttccgaaaatcctctcagagagaaattgacacagaatctagtggccagaattggaagaccatctcaagggttttcttcctataaagttttctccttcaatggattcaggtatgtttccgctattatttttctactcatttttaatcaggagtttccagtatatatgaaattagggtattcatcttggttgagttataacaagaaatattccagtatatatgaaattagggtattcaccttggttgagttataacaagaaatattccagtatatatgaaattagggtattcaccttggttgaatttttaacatatttgtgATTGATGTGTGCAGGTTAGAAGTATTGATATATCTTGTTGTATTTAGATACATCGTACTATTCTCTGCATATGGTAGGATGAATAGGTTTAGACTAAGTATTATTGATTGTTACATAAACTCCATTCGAGAGTTTTAGGGGCTTATGTAATCATGTTGTATCACAAAATTGCTAAAGGGGAGATTGTTAGGGCATTAGACTTTCATATTGTTTgttgacaatttttttcattttaattttgacATAGGGTCCTTTTTATATGGCGACTTAATCTCCATTAAAAATTAGAGGTTACCAATTAAATACAACAAGATATATCAATACTTCTAACCTGCACATGGTAAAACTATGTATCAtgatctcatatagtggattttttatttgaggTCTTAGATcccatggttttttatttccacCATTAGTGTGGGGGTTTTCTACATAAAAACCTTTTATCTCATTTTGTGTTAGATTGTTATTGcttatttctaatttcttaCAAGGGTTAATTGACTTAAAGATGATTAAATCATTCTCAAAGGATTAActggattaaaaaaattcaacccttatattaaattttttgaaatacaCCCATCActcccccttttgggtgttacCCTATTGGAATATTGGTTTTTCACATATCATGCATATAGTTGTAGCTAGCCACTTACCATTCCCATATCACTTAGAATTGTAGTCATGATCATTGATTAGTTGTGCCTATAATTGACCTATAATCACGAAAATATTGGTGATCATCACTATAGGATATTGATAGTTTGTTGGCAACCATATTTTATAGTGGCACATTTTGAATCTTTAGTCATGGTCATCGACTTCTATGAAAAACCCTTCTTGTTGTGGAAGATAGCTCATGTGAgaataaaccaaaaacaaactaaattaagttttattagagTGTATGATATACATTGTATATCTAAATTATATAAGTAGGAAAATTAGTTGTTCAATATGGTATCATGATATCAAAGCCttgtttgatgagaaatcaagtGTTTGAACTCACCATTGTATGTTTATTTACCCAATTTATTAATCCCATAAGTCAACAATGAAAGCTATATATGAGGGAAGCTATTAGAGTGGACGATATATTGTGCACCCaaatcctaaaagcttaagattttgagaaaatttgttGTTCAACAATTCTAACCTAAAGCATGGAGAAACTAAAGACAAACAAAACCCCAAGAATAGAATTAAGAGCAAAGGGATTTGGACTAAAGGAAGCCTCTCTCCAATTGTCAAATGGAGTATTTATAACCCCTTCAAGGCTGCCCTAACTTTGGTGATGTTTCATGATACAATATAAAGAAGAGTGTTTCAAATAGTGAGTATGAGTTAAAATATGCTTGCTTGGTATATGAGCCTATGGTGTGTGGATTTCTACTCTTTTCATGCTTAGGTGAATCTATAATTCCTAAATTAGAACTACCACTACTCAAAAATATCAACACATTTAGTTGGAGCTAATTATAATCTTGGATCCTAGAATAATCAAAAGAAACAATTGGGCTATGACATAAGTGTTCATGCAATGGTCATACTTATTCTCAAAGAATGCCACTTGGGAGGTCTTGTATCAGTTACAAAAACTTCACCCTCAATTTCAGCATTGAGGGCAAGACTGTTTTAGAGAGGGAAGGGATGTAACAACCAAGAAAATCAAGCTATAATTAGAACACAATTTAAAGAGGTTATTATGTGTCAATCATCAATCATGTTATCTTTAATTTTAGACTGTGTATTTTAAATGAGGCCACTAGAATAATCTTAATATATGTTACCTTTTAAATAGTgttgtaaatttttaataacaattgtgtgttttaaaaagaaaaaaattgttttcaaaataacaCTACTAAACAAGCTCTTATATTCATGCATTATTAGTTACAATAAAATCATTGTAACATAAGATAGAGGATGTAGGAAAGTATAAGAAAGGTTAGAAATGtaacagaaaataataataataatctatcAAATTATATAGACAAGTGAATGCTTattgtaaaaaacaaaaaaaaaaacaaaaaaaaaaaaaagaagaagaaagaaagaaagaaagaaaagaaaagaaaagaaaaaaaaatccatcaaattaTAAGAACAAGAGAATACTTT
It encodes:
- the LOC117933187 gene encoding secreted RxLR effector protein 161-like, which encodes MQKIPYASAVGSLMYAQVCTRPDIAYIVGMLGRYLSNPGMDHWRAAKRVMRYLQRTKEYMLTYRRLDQLEFIGYSDSDFAGCQDSRRSTSGYIYLLAGGAISWRSAKQTLVTSSTMEAEFVACYEASNQGIWLRNFVTGLRVLDG